The genomic stretch TCacataaaaaagtttttgacaaaATGTGGTTGCTTGTGTTGCAATCAATCAGGTATGTTCCAACAAAGAGTAACAGAGAAACATGGAGGCTAGAAAAAGAGGTCCGAGATTTGATTCTCAAGGCAGTGGAGGAAGGAAAGGAAGCAGCATCAGGGAATGATTTGTTACATATGATTCTTGAAGCTGCCAGCAACAGTGGATTTTCCCAAGATGAGACAGATCGGTTCATTGTAGACAATTCCAAGAACATATACTTAGCTGGGTACGAGACTACTGCTGTCTCTGCAACGTGGACATTGATGTTGTTGGCCTCAAATCAAGAATGGCAAGCAAGAGTTCGTGCCGAGGTGGTAGAAGTTTGCGGAGGTCAAATGCCTGATGCTGACATGATTCGCAAGATGAAAACTGTAAGTGACAAGTTCTAATTTGTATGACAGCTGTATAATAATCTACTCAAAAGCATCGTATTCATTTTGTCAATGACTTACGTAGCTTCTTTTAACCATGACAGTTGACAATGGTAATCCATGAATCATTGCGACTTTACCCTCCGGTGCCTGTGGTGAGCAGGGAGGCTTTGGAAGACATGAAATTCGGAGATATTCATGTGCCTAAAGGTGTCAATGTCTGGATCTTGTTGGTAACCTTGCACCAAGACCTTGATATTTGGGGACCTGATGCCAAGGAGTTTAACCCCGAGAGGTTTGCCAATGGAGCCAGTGGTGCATGCAAGCTCCCTCATGTCTACATGCCTTTTGGAGTTGGGCAGCGTACGTGTTTGGGGCAAAACTTTGCCATGGCCGAGCTCAAAATTCTTTTAGCTCTAATTGTCTCCAACTTCTCATTCTCTTTGTCACCAAAATACAGGCACTCCCCGGCAATGAGGACGGTTATAGAGCCTGAAAATGGTGTCAATCTCCTTATTAAGAAGCTGTGAGCCATAAGCCTATCAGCTGATAGTTGTGAATGAATATCTATTAATGCTAGTTGTTATTTTATACAAATCTGAAAACTAATTAAAGACTAACAACCAAAGACAAACCAAACAAAGACGTAAACTAAAATCTGCTAATCAAGCATTCCTATTAGGCCAAGTGTGATCGATACAGTGTAGCCCAAGAGCCAACCTGAACACATGGTCTTTAAAATCCTTGTTTCTCCAATATTGCTGAATCCCCAACGCCATGACATAATCCTGTAAAGGATAATCACAAGAAGATTGATAATCAACTCAAAGTTTAAACTTAGATAAACTTGTTATCTTAGATAAGTCTCATTATCATGGATAAGGTTGTTACAGTAGATTAGGTTTCTCGTCTATTCAATTGTAGATTCTTATCTTCTTAGATAAATTGTAAATTTCAAATGTAGTTCTCAAATGTACAACagattatattttataaatacaaaCGTCCAATGCTCAATTGAGTAAGGCGGAATATTCAAATcattacatggtatcagagctaattGTGACTAACATCTCTCAAATGGCTCCCGCTTCATCCTCTTCATCTGACGCAACACCCACCCTCCATAGCCTTCAAAATTGCTTCCATCACAAGCTCAGACATGATAATTATCGTCTTGGAAAACCCAAGTTGTCCCTCAATTGAAGGGCGTTGAGGTCTACGGATTTGTAGATGGCTCTAAACCTGCTCCACCAAAGCAAATATCCACGACTTCTGCAACTGGCGTCGTCACTGTTGCTAACGATCCAGACTACAGCTATTGGAATTCTCACGATAATCTAATCCTTGGAGCGCTTATTTCCTCCATAGAGGAATCTCTTATCACTCATGTGGTTAATTGTCAGACCTCCCGAGAAGTTTGGACCACACTCGAGAGTATGTTGGCTTCGCAGTCGCAAGCCAGAGCCATGCAATCTCATTTTCAACTAGCTACCTTAAATAAAGGCAGCTCTTCCATTGTGGATTATTTCCACAAATTCAAAAATCTAGTGGACACCCTAGTGATTGTTGATCAGCCCTTAAGTGATTTTGAAAGGCAATCCTTCCTCCTCAGAGGTCTCGGTAGTGAGTATGACTCTTTTGTCACTGCGGTATACACTCGAGCAGATCCTCTCTCCATTGAGGAGCTATATGGGCATCTTCTTGCTCATGAACAACGCTTGGAACATAATCAACCATCTGTTGATATTTCCCAAGCCGACGTTAACTTTGCAGTAAGACGTGGTGCTGGTCGTGGTCCAAGAGGTGGACGTCACAGCTCCTTCAATTTTTCTAGCCGAAACAATTTCTCTTCCTCAACTCATGGCCGCAACTTTCGAGGCAAGGGGCGTGGAAGGAACACGTCCCATTTTGCTCCCTCTCACAGACCAGTGTGTCAACTTTGCAACAACTTGGGCATGATGCTATAGACTGCTACCACCGCTTCGATGAAGCTTTTGGCCGTGATTCCACACCCACCTACCAGGCGTTCTTTGCTGCCCCACAGAGTCCTACAGATCGGGCTTGGTACCCAGATTCCGGACCCACTCATCATCTCACCTCGTATCTGGCAAATCTCAAAATAGCGGCTGAACCGTACCCTGGAACTGATCACATTCGAATGGGCAATGGTAATGGAGTACCCATCAAACACATTGGGGACACCCATCTATCCTCATCCTCCACCTCTTTCCTTTTACATAATGTTCTTCATGTGCCATCTATGACCAAAAATCTCCTCTGTGTTCATAAATTTACTCTTGATACTAATTCTTACATTGAATTTCATCCTTGGTATTTTCTTGTGAAGTAACAGGGGTCTGGGAGAATCCTCCTCCGCGGCCTGAATGAAAAGGGGCTATATAAACTTCCTCCATCCGTACGTCCCCGTCCACCACCTTCACCTCATCAATCCGTCCGTCGTTCTCCTTCAATGTCGTCCAATGCTGCAGCTCTTGTTGGTGAGAGAACCTCCTTAGTCACTTGGCACTCcgtgttaggaaattaatcctatttcccaagacccgtgagatgcgaaaaataagaagaatgcggaataacaaaaattaggcaatcaaatcacacacgacacaaagatttaagtggttcggcttaacaagcctacatccactggcggagacgacccagagaaaattcactatcaaaagatgagtacaagagagtaacagggtgagaaaaccactcaaacccaaagcctcaaatacacccaattctcactttgcccaaaggagaataataacaaaaggggaaaagaaaactctctctttttcttgctctcaccttttctttctcttaattGCTTTTGGCACACTATAAAACACAAGGCTCAATGCCTTTATATAAGTGCTCAAGGTCGGTGAACCACAAGAACTCCAAGTCCAAGTACAAATAGGAATCCCACAACCAATAGTGTAGGAATACAAGGAAAAACCggttgaaacaaaaaaaacctcTCCTACTTGGAAAAGGACTAATGCTGGGCCCACTGTTTTAATGGGTTGAAAAAGTCACATACtttaacaatctccaccttgacttgaaaccCATCAAGTCTAACAAAACATGTCTCCTCCGgatgtctccgcctcagcccctaagggcaatcacactccacaagtgccactcaagtccaagcgcctcttgaacttgagcataggacctgatttagacattacaccatgcctccctatcagTCCTGTCGACCATACAGCTTTctccgatgactctttcttcctgtagacccatctgcaccctttagccttcttttcCTTGGGTAATTCTCCGGATTCCCAAGCTTTGCCTCTCCGTagtaactccacctctttcGACATACCATCCTGAACAGatgatggatctccactactagctgtcagagcaaaagaaaccatatcctcaaagccatacctcatTGGTGCTTTTCGATcctgtttctctttgcctcttgctaaagaataagactcttcctggtgctgtaagtctcttgaagattcttTGTCATCACATTTATCCGTGAGTGAAtactgttcatcaagctccacctccacgaattgtttctctttctgcactgtactttcagaaagctcatctaagttaacaaactcagacttcttcggttcatgctctgtaacttcaggttctgcacttgactcatccttgtacatagcacattcattaaaagtcacattccgacttctaatgatcttccgattttgatcatcccaaaatcgataaccgaaggcctcatctccatatccaatgaagaaacacttactagatttaccatctagtttactcatagtatcagactcaacatggacatacgaagcacaaccaaaaactttcaaatgtgaaagatttacctcttttccactccagacttcttccggtagtctatggcttAAGAGAACGGAAGGCCTCCTATTTATCAGATATGCAGCAGTGCacactgcatcagcccagaaagtctttggtaacccagcatgcaatctcatactcctagcatgctcattgagagtcttgttcatgcactcagccacgccattctgctgcgGCGTTTCcaggatagttttctccattctaatcccattcactgtgCAAAACTAtttaaaccccctgtcttcgtattctcctccattgtttgatctcaaacgcttgagcttcaagcccgtttcagtctcaaccatggccttccatttcttaaaagtctcaaatacatcagatttacttttcaagaaataaacccataccttcatgcttgagtcatcaataaatgtgatgtaataccgcgagcctccaagagatgccactggtgcgggaccccacaaatccgtgtgtaccagctccagctttccaagcttaggtgctttgccaacttccacgaaactcaccttcttctgcttccctatGATGCAgtcttcacacaaatcagactcaactgactttaaccccggtagtttcccttttgacataagtaccttcatctctttctcactcatgtgcccaagccttaggtgccatagttttgagtcagcatctgtatctgcaacagcaactgtatccttgctgttcgtcgtcatatagagagtacccgtcttatgaccacgagccaaaatcctagctcccttgctgaccttccactttccaccgtggaaatgaattgaatgcccttcctcatcaagctgtcccactgaaatcagattctttttcagctccggaacatgcctgaccttctgtagcttccataccgagtcactgtgaactctaatgcgaacatcgcctaagcccacaacatcgagcgccgttccgtcagccaaatacaccttcccgaaatctccaccaatatagttctcgagaatttcacggatcgctgtcgtatgaaaagatactcctgagtctaagacccaagaatcaaggggactgtcaacagaaagaagtagggcatcatatacttcttctgtcactacgtttgcataatcattctcagtctccttccgcagttccctgcaattcttcttgtagtggccagtcttgccacagttccaacactcaggttgtcggTCGAATCtaaatttgcttctcccttttctggaatttgatctgccttgaccagagtttctatcttgtcttctgccccgagtctcgaggtttaaagcagcaccagaacaagaggcttcacccgcatctcttctgcgaacctcttcactgagaatcaaatccctgacgtcttcatagcttagtttactctttcctacagagttactcacagccatcctcactgcttcccagctattgggcaaagatgccaagacgatcaacgcgcgaacctcatcatcaaaattaatttccaccgaggataattgatttgtgatagtgttgaactcattgagatgatgtgccaccgaagccccttccgccatctttaggttgaacaatttcttcatcagatgcaccttgttgttagccgacggcttctcatacatgcttgacaaagccttcattagacctgctgcggtcttctcctttacaacgttgtgtgcaactgattttgacagtgataacctgataactgctagggctttacgatcaagcagagcccactcgctatcatccatgtcgtcaggttgttcttccaaaagaggttgatgaagatccttcccataaagaatatcttcaatttgtaccttccaaaacccaaaatctttgccgtcgaatttctcgattcccatctttccttcttcacctgccatcgctcccactcgaaccaacagctctgataccagttgttaggaaattaatcctatttcccaagacccgtgagatgcgaaaaataagaagaatgcggaataacaaagattaggcaatcaaatcacacacgacacaaagatttaagtggttcggcttaacaagcctacatccactggcggagacgacccagagaaaattcactatcaaaagatgagtacaagagagtaacagggtgagaaaaccactcaaacccaaagccccaaatacaccaaattctcactttgcccaaaggagaataataacaaaaggggaaaagaaaacactctcttttttcttgctctcacacctttttctttcttaattgcTTTTGGCACACTATAAAACCTGAGGAAGCTCAATGCCTTTATATAGAATGCTCAAAGATTGGTGAACCACAAGAACTCAAGTCCAAGTACAAATAGAATCCCACAACCAATAGTGTAGAATACAAGGAAAACCCggtttgaaacaaaaaaaacctcTCCCTACTTGGAAAAGGACTAATCTTTGGGCCTTGTTTTAATGGGTTGAAAAGTCCGCATACTTTAACACTCCGTCTCGGGCACCCAACACTTAGTTTATGTCCTAGAGTTATTTCTAAGTTTGgtcttccaaattttaaaaataaagcacaATTGTCGTGTGCTGCTTGCCACATGTCTAGAAGCAAgcaactttcattttctttatccTCCACAAGAGTGAACCATCCCTTAGAACTGATTTATACGGATGTATGGGGACCTTCTCCAATGTACTCTTCAACTGGCAATAAATACTATGTTTCCTTCTTAGATGCTTATAGTCGTTATACATGGCTATTTCCCATGACAAACAAAAGTGATGTCTAtgcaatttttattcaatttcaaaaaaatgttgaaCGCTATttcaactcaaaaatcaaaatcattcaaTCTGATTGGGGGGAGAGTATTGCTCTCTCACAAAAATTCTGCAAAACCTTAGCATATCTCATCGTTTATCTTGTCCTCAAACCCACCGACAAAATGGTGCAGTCGAAAGGAAACATTGTTACATCGTAGAAACTGGTTTAGCATTACTTTCACATGCCCGTGTTCCACTCAAACACTACGATGACGCATTTCAAACTGCTGTCTATCTCATCAATCGTCTCCCAACGTCTATCTTAAAGAATTTCTCTTCCATATGAAACTCTCTTTAAAAAATCTCCagattattcattattttttttttggtgcgaGTGTTGGCCTAATCTAGGTCCGTATAATTCCCATAAGCTCCAACCTCAATCAATTTCGTGTTTGTTCTTAGGATATAGTCTTCATCACAAAGGCTATCGTTGTCTTCATATTGAATCTGGTCGTCTTTATATATCTAGAGATGTAGTCTTTGAGGAACAGATTTTCCCATTCAACTCTCCTCCTATCTCACCAAATCCTACGACTTCTTCTCATCCAATTCAAATAAATCCAATTCAAAAATATGCTTCCTCATCCGTGGTTCCCATTTTCCCATTTCACCTTATCCTCTCATTTCAAACTCTCATTCAAACACAACCACATCTCTACTTGCCATGCAACATCTCCatcccgttaaggctgagtttgccacttttcttcttttacaacaaaagtttttgcaaagatctataaggtctatcagagtacttgactttaaaggatacgataaatgtataaaacattcttcaagagattttattacaagcaaaattagaaaacattaaactttagttgcggaatatcatattattacaataactgatatgaaaagactttgaaagttaataattattcccgcccccattccggcctcttATTCCAACGTCCTTtttacctgaaaacaagaaataaaattgaatgagcccaaaggggcccagcaagtaaagtctacaaccataaatagttttactccttgtcctcagttttaaaaaaatgttttcacaaatatatatacatccagccataaaaatatatgtatgtacggttgcatctcccgtagcatatacatactattatatctagtaataaatcattgTCATAAatcatcgttataaatcatcatcataatgcatcattataaatcatcattgtaaatcatcatagtatatcatcattgaaattatattgtcattttctcatattagggtccatgtacactgttacccctgtgtacgagggttgcggctccttgtgaccatggcactgaactgtggcctcagccatgcccgaccgtcaattaactttTTCTTGGTACACTCAAcagtcatgttgatggaatacgaCTTTCTTGTATAgtctccttcagtggtttcacCTCCATCCGAATATCAATACCGAACttctctcatccttacttatcttggggccaaaaatactctcctccatacatgtgccctaatttcataaacatttaactcatttcttgtacttttctttgtagttcttttgatgcattttagggcaacatgtaggagggtttatcatcattcttctttcttataatcatcattatttctcaactttcttatctaaaaatgaaaactttttcaaatataaacttgttgtacttagaaagcgtttaaagaaatagaagctttctaaataagttttttagaaatctttcatgcatgcaacatatcccCATGgtaggtaaataaaataattatttacagtttgatacaagaatgtatAAATCGCATGACATGAagaaattttagaaggggtagtgaatttacttacctctagactgaagctaaaagtggtctgaaggatctagttgctccaatctgactaactcCACTtctatatcttttgaaactaatttctcaagtctgttctctctcgtgttctttctttcttgcagcgctttgtctcgccctttctctctctgctctgtgtaaacactctcagaaagaagaaagagcgagtagaaagcggaagaaggaagaatatgtggaagagaagggagaggagtggtgaaatttgtgaaggggaagagctctatttataggaaaaaaaccaaatactattctatcttacatttacaattctaccctcattttactatttcacctacccacactattatacctaccattgactattctacatttcatttacaattataccctcattttactataccaatactattatacctaccattaactattctacctaccaatacaattcttcctaccatttactatcctattatttcaccaattagcattctctaattaccactctctgtaacaccataaatttcccaagaattaaaatcaatggctaaaatgaatattaaaataacatcatcatcaaaataatctatttaaagaactttgaaaattctggggtgctacaatcttccctccttaatgaaatttcgtcctcgaaattaaagcctataaattatcgtccaatcttcaaattgagtGACTCGgatttaaaatattcctttcaatccttcatcagaGCCTACTCTCTAATATttacttttatcatattgaaattccatctccttcttctaggagtaaatcttattcacagtctaaagtctcgatttctgcaatcattcattaGTTCACACtaaaaatcttacctcaaaatcttttccattttttttttcaacctcaataacaacaatcaaaTTATTCATCTCCTTATATAAGACAGTCTAcagtcaaggtttaaacatcaaattaaaaaaatcatgtgatcactagtccatacctccaaacatcatagtcctccttGCAAGCCCGCAATAATTtcctcgatctaatttaatcaatcttataaaaaatgtgtaaaaatcatccctgcctatattttctttagtatctcagtattccaaatcatgcatacaaaatattaatatgatactctaataattattaacttctcaccatcataaacccaTAAAAGTAAATAGTaccaacattctacagtttatatctcccaaaaacgtcattacatgaatatacctcagaagtgacatcataattcgattcattctaaatacacaaccgtttctattttctcatcccaactctTGTGtcgatgctacaatatcagtgaaaatctctctgtactacatctttacttgataaatcataattCAACAAAAGAAACTTGTAATTATGATTCCAACTCAatcgaaatacacgattacatcaaatgtaagattctcatccattcttgactaatacatgaTGTgctttgctgcgttctagagatgacattgataagcaagcaaagtaggatatgggtaagtttccaagctggaagtcccaaaacactcatgttataatttctctctcttgggtcttgcaaggtcaagaaaagaaaaagagagacaaatagTCCTGTTGTTTTCAAGAAATGAAGATTTAATAAGCATTTCACGATATGATATTTATGTGACTCCTTtccgagactttcaaaatacccacatcagatgctctctctcctctgtcATGTATGGagacttgaagaaaagagagatatttaacctgagaagcatgatcaaggataatcttgcttcatcaggacatgatcaaaGATAATCTTGcatcaatggtttactactgagagtataaggtgttgggtttgtgaatcaagtcgtgatgctgtatttttctcttaaggatacgctcaactaggagaaaggtcgagctttcattgtatggaaggctattagcagaagatctcaggtgaaggggtatgatcagaaggcatgtgttgcaatggagaaagaggtatGAATTTATGGGAAGGATTTCTagataatgaacgagcgcgtgtggtgtgcgttggcatgacaattcattcggTTGGCTACTCATGGAATTCAAAGTCGTTGAGTGAACAgtaagtttgaaaaatgagcACTAAAAGTCTAATGGTGttagtcgaatttatgacaggagaccagATCCTACTTctacgggatcttttgacaaaaatccttcgcggcccgaggtcgcctaacgttTGTTGTTTACtatttatttcacctgaagtgaaaattttctttaaagccactcgtctgctgcttccagaaacttcaaaaaaaaaaaattgcttcagTTTCAGTCTCTTCTGCACACTTATTCCcaatacttcatctctcccaatttcttcgtattctcaactattttcaTTACACTCCTAAATATGgtagcatcatcatcatccgttaacatcgatttgaatgttgctcctgcagcacaacccattgttatgcctaaTGTGCAACCGGacgtgcctgttgttccccctgaagtgcctGCTATACATCCCGTTGTACCTGttgcacaccctaatgaacctgctgcacaTCCtgacgtatggcagccaacttttgtctttgacaatcgtcttATCACTATTCATGATTCTATCATGCTCCacgattctactgctgtagcggtggccaaaggtttcgtaattccacgggatcaaacattGTTAGCTAGGTCGGGTACTTATGCcattaataattcattggcattcagtatccaaggtgttgcttcagtttctgacatggcacgaCGTTTGAGTGCCATTAATGTGGAGCTGAAAGTCTTAAGAAACCAAACTGGGGTCTTACAGTGACTGTTCAATTACTACAAatgaaaacacgtggatttgaagcaggagaatattCAGCTGAAAAAGCTGGTGTTATCTTACGcggaatacttgggaccaaaggtgctagaaatggagaagaataccgaacg from Corylus avellana chromosome ca1, CavTom2PMs-1.0 encodes the following:
- the LOC132184833 gene encoding cytochrome P450 714C2-like gives rise to the protein MELLLLLVKIIITIALLWLVSTLLQMCDAQILKPRRLRSILRKQGIRGPPPSFFLGNIGDMKKMKSSASKDQQKEEQAITHDCSSALFPFFDEWRKSYGSLFMFSLGNKQILHMNDPEVVKEISICTSLDFGKPSYQSKERGPLLGQGILTSNGATWAHQRKILAPQLYMNKVKGMMDLMVESSMKVVSSWRTESEGGVEDFHIDEYMRRFSGDVISRACFGSNYSKGKEIFLKLRELQENMSKKFFSNGFPGMRYVPTKSNRETWRLEKEVRDLILKAVEEGKEAASGNDLLHMILEAASNSGFSQDETDRFIVDNSKNIYLAGYETTAVSATWTLMLLASNQEWQARVRAEVVEVCGGQMPDADMIRKMKTLTMVIHESLRLYPPVPVVSREALEDMKFGDIHVPKGVNVWILLVTLHQDLDIWGPDAKEFNPERFANGASGACKLPHVYMPFGVGQRTCLGQNFAMAELKILLALIVSNFSFSLSPKYRHSPAMRTVIEPENGVNLLIKKL